A single region of the Chroococcidiopsis sp. TS-821 genome encodes:
- a CDS encoding AAA family ATPase yields the protein MTAQILSIPQLPFQLTCDQEQALKAILEFLDSDQTLFLLGGYAGTGKAQPIHTPVLTPTGWIPIGQLKPGDFVIAGDGSRTRVIGIFPQGVKPVARIKFNDGSSTLCCYDHLWLTESYHERNANRVRVYKAQKKGRIPQPKKGRVKTTREIAASLSARNGLQSNHRIPVMQCADFEPSTVPIAPYLLGCLLGDGGLTSNTPQLTTNDAEIITRCREIIPEDVDMRIIIQREYRFVGTQWRGQYRHNPLTESLKSLGLWGKYSYEKFIPQCYLINSKEVRLELLRGLMDTDGTVSQEGYETSFATSSPQLAADVRSLVESLGGICPIQTRNTASGRLCYRLSICLPPDINPFHLPRKRDRVKPKTRYAPARYIVSVEAEAEQECVCIAVEHPSRLYVTEHCIVTHNTTLVSLLVKALVGVGKRIALTAPTNKAVNVLQRMAAKNELAGLDFFTIHQLLGLGMVTRAGEKVLERTGSSYAHAFHIVFIDECSMIGEQLWHWIEDVASLYAPRLKIVLMGDPAQLNPVNEKKSPSFSVTNRAVLKQVVRQGADSPLLEFVTTCRQAVTKSKQPFKPCPKYSQDKQNGVFVVRQQTLLNYACKKMKSEFDNNPDCFRILCWTNKQVDWYNHHIRTHLYGVNAARFVIGERLIARDPIVAPDGKTVILPTSSEFVVTDYCEDRYAGYKVWRAIATTDNDIKRQIYVLHDEERQRFDAEAQQLMQSAKSNPFFWQKYYKHLETFANVRPCFALTVHNSQGSTFDEVAIDANDLNKRGLDGKLSSVRELNRLWYVGSTRARERVFIVK from the coding sequence ATGACCGCACAGATCCTCTCGATTCCTCAACTCCCATTTCAATTAACTTGCGACCAAGAGCAGGCATTGAAGGCGATTCTCGAATTTTTAGATTCAGACCAAACCTTATTTTTGCTGGGCGGCTATGCAGGGACTGGCAAAGCTCAACCTATTCATACCCCCGTCCTCACTCCTACGGGATGGATACCAATTGGTCAGCTCAAACCTGGCGACTTTGTGATCGCTGGCGATGGTTCTCGCACACGAGTCATTGGGATTTTCCCTCAAGGAGTTAAACCCGTAGCCAGGATTAAGTTTAACGATGGCAGCTCCACCTTGTGCTGCTACGATCATTTGTGGCTAACTGAAAGCTATCACGAACGCAATGCCAACCGCGTGAGAGTTTACAAAGCACAAAAGAAGGGAAGAATCCCTCAACCCAAGAAGGGACGAGTCAAAACTACGCGAGAAATTGCTGCATCATTATCAGCTAGAAACGGGCTGCAAAGCAATCATCGCATTCCAGTAATGCAGTGCGCTGACTTTGAACCTTCCACCGTTCCAATAGCTCCTTACTTACTCGGTTGCCTACTGGGAGATGGAGGACTAACAAGCAATACACCCCAGTTAACAACCAACGATGCAGAAATTATTACTCGTTGCCGAGAGATAATTCCCGAAGATGTGGATATGAGAATTATAATTCAGAGAGAATATCGTTTTGTAGGTACTCAGTGGCGAGGGCAATATCGACACAATCCACTAACAGAGTCCTTGAAATCTTTAGGTTTGTGGGGCAAGTACTCCTATGAAAAATTCATTCCCCAATGCTACTTAATTAACTCAAAAGAAGTGCGCTTGGAGCTGTTACGTGGATTGATGGACACAGATGGTACTGTCTCGCAGGAAGGCTATGAGACATCCTTTGCAACTAGTTCACCCCAGCTGGCTGCGGATGTAAGAAGTTTAGTTGAATCATTGGGTGGTATTTGCCCAATACAAACAAGAAACACAGCATCTGGTCGTTTATGCTATAGACTTTCAATTTGCCTACCCCCAGATATCAATCCTTTTCATCTGCCTCGCAAGCGCGATCGCGTGAAACCAAAAACTCGCTATGCTCCAGCTCGATACATTGTTTCAGTCGAAGCTGAAGCAGAGCAAGAGTGTGTCTGCATTGCTGTAGAACATCCCTCTCGACTTTACGTCACAGAGCACTGCATCGTGACTCACAATACTACTTTGGTTTCGCTGCTAGTTAAAGCATTGGTCGGCGTAGGCAAGCGAATTGCTTTGACCGCTCCCACCAATAAAGCTGTAAACGTACTCCAGCGCATGGCAGCTAAGAACGAACTTGCTGGGCTAGACTTCTTCACCATTCACCAGTTGCTAGGACTAGGGATGGTGACGCGAGCTGGCGAGAAAGTTTTAGAACGGACTGGCTCATCTTATGCTCATGCCTTTCATATCGTTTTCATTGATGAATGCTCCATGATTGGCGAGCAGCTCTGGCATTGGATTGAAGACGTGGCTAGCCTGTATGCACCTCGACTCAAAATCGTGCTGATGGGAGATCCCGCGCAGCTTAATCCAGTCAACGAGAAGAAGTCTCCCAGTTTCAGCGTGACTAATCGGGCAGTGCTGAAGCAGGTAGTCCGACAAGGAGCTGACAGTCCTCTGCTGGAATTCGTCACAACCTGCCGCCAAGCTGTTACGAAAAGCAAGCAGCCGTTTAAGCCCTGCCCAAAATACTCGCAGGACAAGCAAAATGGTGTATTCGTCGTGCGGCAGCAGACACTTTTGAATTACGCCTGTAAGAAAATGAAGAGCGAGTTTGACAACAACCCCGACTGCTTTAGAATTCTCTGTTGGACGAATAAGCAGGTGGACTGGTATAACCACCATATTCGTACCCACCTTTACGGCGTAAATGCCGCTCGGTTTGTTATCGGCGAACGGCTAATCGCTCGCGATCCTATAGTCGCCCCAGACGGGAAAACGGTGATTCTGCCAACCTCCAGCGAGTTTGTCGTTACAGATTACTGCGAAGACCGCTACGCAGGTTATAAAGTATGGCGGGCGATCGCCACCACTGACAACGACATAAAGCGGCAGATCTACGTGCTACATGATGAAGAACGGCAGCGGTTTGATGCTGAAGCTCAACAGCTAATGCAATCTGCCAAAAGTAACCCCTTCTTCTGGCAGAAGTATTACAAGCATCTAGAAACGTTTGCCAACGTCAGACCCTGCTTTGCCCTCACGGTTCACAACTCGCAAGGGTCTACGTTTGATGAAGTCGCCATCGATGCAAACGATTTAAACAAGCGAGGATTGGACGGAAAACTCAGCAGCGTGCGGGAACTCAATCGGCTTTGGTATGTAGGATCGACGCGGGCTAGAGAACGGGTGTTTATCGTTAAATAG
- the dnaN gene encoding DNA polymerase III subunit beta, which translates to MSVTRLKQTNTSSTGETNKNAKSAVAGATQITTTPAKLERHNGKTAKQTKRKKLVESDEQLNSIEQPDLLSQSDAVNGSIPAKSASNDLAASQGMHVICQQEALDSALAFVKAAVPTKPLQPVLANILAIADEQENKVKLIASDISLTLSAAFEAHVLRGGAIALPAEILVSVVGKCPTGETTLIQLNATVAAKNRKTKSKAETEAQETNSSPVVLLEDSQGGAVEIYGMDAGEFPEISVPTTNLVSLPAKAVKAGLKGVIFAASTDDSKKILTGVQWLHSAERGQLRCTATDGHQVALIALSTNGIGRKQRAKSHLSDQTCIIPAKTLKELTRNLEKIEVDEWLRFAYDAPSKRVLFEFSDKKLQKEIISQCLEDTYPDCQALVERYQYPKQVAIETNALLSKLDRLSALASKKENAVKLLFDSSTQEIYLTIERDYGRGTQTVSATIPDELGKFEIQFNINYLIDALKALSSTAVNFTMDRPYTPVSLKPAGDLEFPEIAIDATYFILPLYDLEKAKQEYNAQSNSG; encoded by the coding sequence ATGAGCGTAACTAGACTTAAGCAAACCAATACCTCATCCACGGGAGAGACTAACAAGAATGCTAAATCGGCTGTAGCTGGGGCAACTCAAATTACTACTACTCCAGCTAAATTAGAACGGCACAACGGTAAGACGGCGAAGCAAACAAAGCGCAAAAAGTTGGTTGAATCCGATGAACAACTGAATTCAATTGAGCAACCCGATCTATTGAGCCAATCCGATGCTGTCAATGGATCGATTCCAGCTAAGTCAGCATCTAACGATCTTGCCGCCAGTCAAGGAATGCACGTCATCTGCCAGCAAGAAGCGCTCGATTCGGCTTTAGCCTTTGTCAAAGCTGCCGTCCCAACTAAACCCCTGCAACCCGTTCTAGCTAATATTCTGGCGATCGCTGACGAGCAGGAGAACAAGGTCAAGCTCATTGCCTCTGACATCAGCCTAACTCTGAGTGCTGCCTTTGAAGCGCACGTGCTACGGGGTGGGGCGATCGCCTTGCCTGCTGAAATTTTAGTAAGTGTTGTGGGTAAGTGTCCTACAGGTGAAACAACCCTGATTCAATTGAACGCTACAGTCGCTGCCAAAAACCGCAAGACAAAATCAAAGGCTGAGACAGAGGCACAGGAAACTAACTCTAGCCCCGTCGTGCTATTGGAAGACAGTCAGGGGGGAGCGGTTGAAATCTATGGTATGGATGCAGGAGAGTTCCCAGAGATTTCAGTACCCACAACCAATTTGGTTTCTCTGCCTGCCAAAGCAGTCAAGGCTGGTTTGAAAGGAGTCATCTTTGCAGCAAGTACGGACGATTCTAAGAAAATCCTGACAGGCGTGCAGTGGTTACACAGTGCCGAACGAGGGCAGCTGCGCTGTACTGCAACCGACGGACACCAAGTCGCCCTGATTGCTCTGTCCACGAATGGGATCGGGCGAAAGCAGCGAGCTAAGTCCCACTTGAGCGATCAAACTTGCATCATTCCAGCCAAGACACTTAAAGAACTAACCCGCAACTTAGAGAAAATTGAAGTTGATGAGTGGCTGCGGTTTGCCTATGATGCCCCATCAAAGCGCGTTCTGTTTGAGTTTAGCGATAAAAAGCTCCAAAAAGAAATAATTTCTCAATGCTTGGAAGATACCTATCCGGATTGCCAAGCTTTGGTCGAGCGATATCAGTATCCCAAGCAAGTAGCAATCGAAACCAATGCCTTGCTCTCCAAACTCGATCGCCTTTCAGCTTTGGCAAGTAAGAAGGAGAACGCTGTCAAACTCCTGTTCGACAGCAGCACGCAAGAAATCTATCTCACGATTGAGCGGGATTACGGCAGAGGCACTCAAACTGTGTCTGCCACAATCCCTGATGAGCTGGGAAAATTTGAGATTCAGTTCAATATCAACTACCTGATCGATGCTCTAAAGGCTTTAAGCAGTACGGCAGTGAATTTCACGATGGATCGACCCTACACCCCTGTTAGCCTCAAGCCAGCTGGGGATTTAGAATTTCCCGAAATTGCTATCGACGCAACCTATTTTATCCTACCTCTCTACGATCTAGAAAAGGCGAAGCAAGAGTACAACGCCCAGTCAAATTCTGGTTGA
- the dnaX gene encoding DNA polymerase III subunit gamma/tau, translating to MSAALHLAYRPKTLEDLVGQPYVKATLANAITNRQIAPAYLFTGPRGTGKTSTARIFAKSLNCLESKKPTINPCGQCQSCRSIESSSSLDVSEIDAASHNGVDDARELVERSSFAPVAGRYRIFILDECHQLTTQSQNALLKCIEEPPAHVVFVLCTTEVHKVLPTIISRTQRFEFRALSIGTITTQLRKVAVSEEIAIGDDALLAIARIVNGGLRDALQLLSQVRLLGEGVTANQVIEMAGGTTESELLAIVEAIAAGNTLQLLQAARELVDAGKTPTLILNSLLQTSRDLLVLQSAPKEQSLLTGVVSYHQLKSLAAKWSFDTLNLVLVQLHKAELQLRQSINAGVWLEVCLLNLMSATQQEPQPIFTKLTTTTAEPTLNEIWHSAINSAKSNNRMLLSKATLVKLNGSKAILEVAPTYLEKFEANKEAIARLLQRVTQYPKPITVFVRTAANANARSHRRLSA from the coding sequence ATGAGCGCAGCCCTTCATTTAGCTTACAGACCTAAAACCCTTGAAGACCTTGTAGGACAACCCTACGTCAAAGCAACTTTAGCTAATGCCATTACTAATAGACAAATTGCCCCAGCTTACTTATTTACGGGACCGAGAGGCACGGGGAAGACTAGCACTGCCCGCATCTTTGCCAAGTCGTTAAACTGCCTAGAGAGCAAAAAGCCGACCATTAACCCTTGTGGTCAATGTCAATCTTGCCGTTCAATTGAGTCGAGCAGCAGCCTGGACGTGAGCGAAATTGATGCTGCGTCTCACAATGGCGTAGATGATGCGCGAGAGCTAGTTGAGCGTAGCAGTTTTGCACCTGTGGCAGGACGTTACCGAATTTTCATTCTCGATGAATGCCATCAGCTTACTACCCAGTCCCAAAATGCTCTGCTTAAATGCATTGAAGAACCTCCAGCTCACGTAGTGTTCGTGCTTTGCACTACCGAAGTTCATAAAGTTCTGCCTACCATTATCAGCCGCACTCAGCGATTTGAATTCCGCGCCCTCTCTATTGGGACTATTACAACGCAGTTACGCAAAGTAGCTGTGAGTGAAGAAATTGCGATCGGTGACGATGCACTGTTGGCGATCGCCCGCATCGTTAATGGGGGACTTAGAGATGCCCTGCAATTGCTGTCTCAGGTGCGGTTGTTGGGTGAAGGCGTGACGGCAAACCAAGTAATTGAAATGGCAGGTGGAACCACCGAATCGGAACTGCTCGCGATCGTTGAGGCGATCGCTGCTGGCAACACCTTACAACTCCTGCAAGCCGCCAGAGAACTAGTGGATGCAGGTAAAACGCCGACGCTGATTCTTAACAGCTTGCTGCAAACCTCTCGAGATTTGCTCGTTCTTCAATCTGCTCCTAAAGAGCAGAGCTTGCTAACAGGTGTAGTCAGTTACCATCAGCTCAAGTCACTAGCAGCCAAGTGGAGCTTCGACACGCTCAATCTAGTTTTGGTACAACTGCACAAAGCAGAACTCCAGCTCCGACAGTCCATCAACGCCGGAGTATGGCTGGAAGTTTGTTTGCTGAATTTGATGTCAGCTACGCAACAAGAGCCTCAGCCAATTTTCACAAAGCTGACGACTACAACCGCAGAACCTACGCTTAACGAAATTTGGCATTCTGCGATCAATAGCGCTAAATCCAACAACCGGATGCTGCTGTCTAAAGCTACTCTCGTTAAGCTCAATGGCTCCAAAGCTATCTTGGAGGTAGCCCCAACCTACTTGGAGAAGTTTGAAGCTAACAAAGAGGCGATCGCCCGTCTGCTCCAGCGCGTGACCCAATACCCTAAACCCATTACAGTATTTGTTCGTACTGCTGCCAATGCGAATGCTAGATCTCATCGGAGACTGAGCGCATGA
- the holA gene encoding DNA polymerase III subunit delta yields MTVLLLIGEDEYAISQQLAALKRQLDPNWLTFNYHAFSPTQLDEALNTARTPAVADRLKVVVVKDCNFNSVTQFGEWQFELLQCLPHLPPNTNLVFTAASLDKRLKIAKFLLKHGQLTEYPLLPPWRTDLIAQSIAARSKAMKLSLSKSVVTYLAVAIGNDSARVASELNKLRVYAQGKSLSQSEVEALVPCHTQTSFQLAEAARCGDSTRVVQLTHDLLSRAEVPLAIVATLQTQFLTWLWVKSVLKDRVQRKDVEIAQLCGIGNPNRLYYLKKDVAAASIKALATAVIWLFELEVELKQGASTKVMLPAFLKVARLFN; encoded by the coding sequence ATGACAGTGCTGTTGTTAATTGGAGAGGACGAGTATGCTATCAGTCAACAGCTTGCCGCCCTCAAGCGCCAGCTCGATCCCAACTGGCTGACATTTAACTATCACGCCTTCAGCCCGACGCAACTTGACGAAGCCTTAAATACCGCTCGCACGCCAGCCGTCGCCGATCGTTTAAAGGTGGTGGTAGTCAAAGACTGCAACTTCAATTCTGTCACTCAATTTGGGGAATGGCAGTTCGAGCTATTGCAGTGCCTTCCCCACTTACCACCAAACACCAATCTAGTATTCACCGCCGCCTCGTTAGATAAACGGCTGAAAATTGCTAAATTTCTACTCAAACACGGGCAGTTGACAGAATATCCCTTGCTCCCGCCTTGGCGCACCGATCTAATCGCTCAATCGATTGCAGCGCGATCCAAAGCTATGAAGCTGTCGCTGTCTAAGTCAGTCGTCACCTACTTGGCTGTTGCGATCGGTAACGACTCCGCTAGGGTAGCATCAGAGCTAAACAAGCTAAGGGTCTACGCTCAAGGCAAATCCCTGAGTCAATCGGAAGTAGAGGCTTTAGTCCCCTGCCATACTCAAACCAGTTTCCAATTGGCAGAAGCAGCCAGATGTGGCGACTCAACTAGGGTCGTCCAATTGACTCACGATCTTTTGTCTCGTGCTGAAGTACCGCTGGCGATCGTTGCTACGCTCCAGACCCAATTTCTGACTTGGTTATGGGTGAAAAGTGTGCTCAAAGACCGAGTGCAGCGGAAAGATGTAGAAATTGCCCAATTATGTGGAATTGGCAATCCCAATCGGCTCTATTACCTGAAAAAGGATGTTGCAGCCGCCTCTATCAAAGCCTTGGCTACTGCTGTGATTTGGTTGTTTGAACTGGAGGTTGAACTAAAACAGGGTGCAAGCACAAAAGTCATGCTGCCAGCTTTTCTCAAAGTAGCTCGATTGTTCAATTGA
- a CDS encoding type I restriction endonuclease produces the protein MIQTLQAIDITLHDLRTKFSLTQTEDEQFFREWQDDLPEIAEEEKRSLDRVKSNYRNLIEYPPLLEDAVKMVVLSPLLDLAGFYQSPFRIETETSILLTAEDEGIVVKGRIDVLVLNDQLWILVIESKKAEFSLEAARAQALAYMLASPKVDKPTFGLITNGGSFVFLKLTRSGTPQYALSRVFSILSPGNELYSVLSIMMRLGAAIQN, from the coding sequence ATGATTCAAACCCTTCAAGCCATTGATATTACGTTACACGACTTAAGGACTAAATTCAGCCTTACCCAAACTGAAGATGAACAGTTTTTCCGTGAATGGCAAGATGATTTACCGGAGATCGCAGAAGAAGAAAAGCGATCACTTGACCGGGTAAAGAGCAACTATCGCAACTTAATTGAATACCCACCCCTACTAGAAGATGCGGTCAAGATGGTGGTTCTATCTCCATTGCTTGACTTAGCGGGGTTTTATCAATCCCCATTTAGAATTGAGACAGAAACATCAATCTTACTTACCGCTGAAGATGAAGGGATTGTCGTCAAGGGTCGTATTGACGTCCTAGTGCTGAACGACCAGCTGTGGATACTGGTCATTGAGTCCAAAAAAGCAGAATTCTCTCTAGAGGCTGCTAGAGCGCAGGCACTAGCCTATATGTTAGCGTCTCCAAAGGTAGATAAACCGACCTTTGGGTTAATCACAAATGGCGGTAGTTTCGTTTTCCTGAAGCTAACTCGTTCTGGTACACCACAGTACGCTTTGTCAAGGGTGTTTTCAATTCTCAGTCCTGGGAATGAGTTGTACAGTGTTTTGAGCATAATGATGCGACTTGGTGCCGCAATCCAGAATTGA
- a CDS encoding DEAD/DEAH box helicase, whose protein sequence is MSTPNYGALLQSFWTPATQPIPENSSLSQTTEPADIAEFLGDDLLWQTTTKAQEPTLRDIPGDLPPELTNALHEQGINRLYSHQLKALQAIRAGKSLILTSPTASGKTLSIYPGMIEGCMQGHRALVFYGFKALAADQYNKVSSLLAKIPQKVRPRLGMITGDVKEQDKRAEILASNPHILAVTPELIHFQLRQAWKSEGWAGFYSKLRYIAFDEAHTLSGSYGANMAWLIRRIKLAVDRYGGDSKQLQFIFLSATCGNPRQLAQKLSALKPTKRDLKPIIWIRKSGAAVPPKRIVVTHPSHNLTADTARIIQFLLSQGKSGIAFCNSRRSVRELTGLLKSAKVSAFYSGITPERRAEVVEQLQAGTIQWIVATDALEAGIDLPELECCVLRGWPGSKKSYQQRAGRAGRQAPGLTVLILNALNPIDLYVAEHPEMLVSGEAEEVSFNDEYPIFAAKHLMCAAAETGIPTDKIKHYFGSAAVEVAKLLLSQGHLNKGRNGLWTKGNPHIDINFRGGATQSTIKLVDAESGEELEEVSLDIAYREVHPRAIYKRQDIDGKMLAYNCISLDLQGRRAILKQAADNSLYTVANTEFETSSIKLLTDPVQVPLLLPQELHECDREQKKEFTPAMKLELSFGQVSYITSGYSLMNQIYEQTCLNKRCLSYKEPLPGKRQCPSCGKATRKAIITETLAEENFEQPYRVQFSTPMVKVILNQQAQAAIEQVAKATRLSLSRTGLPIPPGYQQLWEHPSNLIALHSFGHQIMQALQLVVRADPKEVNFATSKELGETSIYVGYFYDEADGGNGASEAVFKQLPELARAAAAIARSCDCSTGCAKCLIQHGCPDGNTALLKQLGLVLLEAIAPPSPN, encoded by the coding sequence ATGTCAACACCTAACTATGGCGCTCTGCTTCAGAGCTTTTGGACTCCTGCCACCCAACCCATTCCAGAAAATTCAAGCTTATCCCAAACAACAGAACCAGCAGATATTGCTGAATTTCTAGGCGACGATCTACTTTGGCAGACCACCACAAAAGCTCAAGAACCCACTCTGCGAGACATTCCAGGCGACTTGCCTCCTGAACTGACAAACGCCCTCCACGAGCAGGGAATCAATCGGCTTTACTCGCATCAACTCAAAGCCCTGCAAGCAATTCGAGCTGGGAAAAGCTTAATTTTGACTTCCCCAACCGCCAGCGGTAAAACCTTGAGTATTTATCCTGGCATGATTGAGGGTTGCATGCAAGGACATCGAGCATTGGTGTTTTATGGGTTTAAAGCATTAGCAGCAGACCAGTACAATAAGGTTTCTAGCCTTCTAGCTAAAATCCCTCAGAAAGTCAGACCCAGGCTGGGAATGATTACGGGCGATGTCAAAGAGCAAGACAAGCGAGCGGAGATTTTAGCTAGCAACCCTCATATCTTGGCAGTTACGCCAGAGCTAATTCATTTCCAACTACGGCAAGCTTGGAAATCAGAAGGATGGGCAGGTTTTTACAGCAAGCTGAGGTATATTGCATTTGATGAAGCTCATACTCTTTCAGGCAGCTATGGGGCGAATATGGCGTGGCTCATTCGTCGCATCAAACTAGCAGTAGATCGCTACGGCGGAGACTCGAAGCAGCTGCAATTCATTTTCTTGAGTGCAACTTGCGGCAACCCCCGTCAGCTTGCCCAAAAGCTTTCTGCCCTGAAGCCAACTAAACGCGACCTCAAACCCATTATTTGGATTCGCAAGAGCGGAGCAGCAGTCCCTCCCAAGCGAATTGTAGTAACTCACCCCAGTCACAATCTTACTGCTGACACCGCTCGGATTATTCAATTCTTGCTGTCACAGGGTAAGTCGGGGATCGCGTTTTGTAATTCGCGCAGAAGCGTGCGAGAGCTAACGGGTTTGCTGAAATCTGCTAAGGTGTCTGCATTCTATAGCGGCATCACGCCAGAACGTAGAGCTGAGGTGGTAGAGCAACTTCAAGCTGGAACTATCCAATGGATTGTTGCCACAGATGCCCTCGAAGCTGGAATCGACCTACCTGAATTAGAGTGCTGCGTACTTCGGGGTTGGCCTGGGTCAAAAAAATCTTATCAGCAACGAGCGGGCAGAGCTGGACGACAAGCGCCTGGATTGACGGTGCTAATTCTCAATGCCCTCAACCCTATCGACCTTTATGTGGCAGAACACCCTGAAATGCTGGTATCTGGGGAAGCAGAAGAAGTGTCTTTCAATGACGAGTATCCCATCTTTGCCGCCAAGCACCTCATGTGTGCGGCAGCAGAAACAGGCATTCCCACAGACAAGATTAAGCACTACTTTGGCAGTGCTGCGGTTGAAGTCGCGAAACTGCTCCTGTCACAGGGACATCTCAACAAAGGTAGGAATGGGCTATGGACGAAAGGCAACCCTCATATTGACATTAATTTTCGCGGCGGAGCTACTCAAAGCACGATAAAGTTGGTAGATGCCGAATCAGGGGAAGAACTGGAGGAAGTCTCTCTTGACATTGCCTATCGAGAGGTTCACCCTAGAGCAATCTACAAACGACAAGATATTGATGGAAAAATGCTCGCATACAATTGCATATCTTTGGATTTGCAAGGTCGGCGGGCAATCTTGAAGCAGGCGGCAGATAACTCCTTATATACAGTTGCTAACACCGAATTTGAAACTAGCAGCATCAAACTCCTAACCGATCCAGTGCAAGTTCCCTTGCTCTTGCCCCAAGAACTACACGAATGCGATCGCGAACAAAAGAAAGAATTTACCCCTGCGATGAAGCTGGAACTCAGCTTTGGACAAGTCAGCTACATCACCAGTGGCTATAGCTTGATGAATCAAATCTACGAGCAAACTTGCTTAAACAAGCGATGCCTGAGCTACAAAGAGCCGCTGCCAGGGAAACGTCAATGCCCATCTTGCGGCAAGGCAACTCGTAAAGCCATTATTACTGAGACGTTGGCAGAAGAAAACTTTGAGCAGCCTTACCGAGTGCAGTTCTCTACACCAATGGTGAAAGTGATTTTGAATCAACAAGCCCAGGCTGCGATCGAACAAGTTGCTAAAGCCACTCGCCTTAGCTTGAGCCGTACTGGGCTACCCATTCCACCAGGCTATCAACAACTTTGGGAGCATCCCAGTAATTTGATTGCGTTGCACAGTTTCGGGCATCAAATCATGCAGGCATTGCAACTGGTTGTACGGGCTGACCCCAAAGAAGTGAATTTTGCCACTTCCAAAGAACTGGGAGAAACTTCCATCTATGTGGGCTATTTCTACGATGAGGCGGACGGTGGTAATGGTGCTTCAGAAGCTGTGTTCAAGCAATTGCCTGAACTTGCTCGTGCGGCAGCTGCGATCGCCCGCAGCTGCGATTGCTCAACTGGATGTGCCAAGTGCCTGATCCAACATGGTTGTCCGGATGGTAACACTGCATTGCTCAAGCAGTTGGGGTTAGTTTTGCTGGAGGCGATCGCCCCTCCTAGCCCTAACTAG
- a CDS encoding nucleotidyltransferase family protein — MNPVEKPQKAPKQTSILEVAASNTLPSAQAELKPLSAEEAIIKLVSLAPDYPKFSIKSLAIFGSVARNEARPNSDADVDILVEFFTEPTFDMYIDLKLHLETLLKRKVNLTDLKMLRPEIIPKVMEDAIPINLVQFDRESQPQNHSIPSPEEVIISIIRNSEQIAQFGVKAIALFGSVARDEARPDSDVDILVEFEGTPTFRNYVKLNRYLEDLLGRKVDLVDWDTLRPEIRSNVEKDIIPIA; from the coding sequence ATGAACCCTGTTGAAAAGCCTCAAAAAGCTCCAAAGCAAACAAGCATTCTAGAAGTTGCTGCCTCAAACACTCTACCTTCAGCACAAGCAGAGCTAAAACCGTTGAGTGCGGAGGAAGCGATAATCAAGCTTGTGAGTTTAGCTCCCGATTACCCCAAGTTTAGCATCAAATCACTAGCAATATTTGGCTCCGTAGCACGGAACGAAGCTCGACCTAATAGCGACGCCGACGTAGATATTTTAGTAGAATTTTTTACTGAGCCGACATTTGATATGTACATAGATTTGAAACTACACTTAGAAACACTACTCAAAAGAAAAGTAAATTTAACAGATTTAAAGATGCTCAGACCAGAAATTATTCCAAAGGTTATGGAGGATGCTATTCCTATTAACTTAGTTCAATTTGATAGGGAAAGCCAGCCTCAAAATCACAGTATTCCTAGCCCAGAAGAAGTGATAATTTCAATTATTAGAAACTCCGAGCAGATTGCTCAATTTGGAGTAAAAGCTATAGCACTATTCGGCTCTGTAGCACGGGACGAAGCTCGACCAGATAGTGATGTAGACATCTTGGTGGAGTTTGAAGGAACGCCAACTTTTCGGAACTATGTAAAACTCAATCGCTATCTAGAAGACTTATTAGGGAGAAAAGTTGATTTAGTTGATTGGGATACGCTCAGACCAGAAATTCGTTCTAATGTAGAAAAGGACATCATCCCCATTGCGTGA